From Edaphobacter lichenicola, the proteins below share one genomic window:
- a CDS encoding DUF5715 family protein codes for MMRLNAPIPALLALAALCFSSADSLAKPMHHPSAHKKTVAAVVAKHPDKRKAAAKPTHAAHGSKHHSTPKTDPPMSARVRARSANRRHLRHSVSASLPKATQPELTASARASQKATSEDFLRAAAASTQVETQAALAIHGASRSDARPEELNETRQAAAAPARKTASSPKPVSVAKPVPVISVVRPATERPQLASVEEVASTPVILPNLYNKRGRLIVPPPLKGSHEILVHQNEVADRDGLSRIQDDGDLMDMRSKKLLVALPENDALQVDDRLPVNRRYCRPWTAQFLGTLARAHYARFHTPLQVNSAVRTVEFQQHLVHINGNAAPAEGDTASPHLTGQAVDIAKHGLSLAEIAWLRGYLLPLVQSGKVDVEEEFQQSCFHVSVYKRYLPLAPERDLAILHHGGTSALAAALR; via the coding sequence ATGATGCGTTTGAACGCCCCCATACCGGCCCTTCTGGCGCTTGCGGCTCTGTGTTTTTCATCCGCAGACAGCCTCGCCAAACCGATGCATCATCCCTCGGCCCATAAGAAGACTGTCGCCGCTGTGGTGGCGAAGCATCCAGACAAACGGAAGGCCGCTGCGAAACCGACGCATGCGGCGCATGGCTCGAAGCATCACAGTACGCCGAAGACCGATCCGCCTATGAGCGCCCGTGTCCGTGCGCGGTCTGCAAACCGACGTCACCTGCGCCACTCGGTCAGCGCCTCGCTCCCGAAGGCGACGCAACCTGAGCTGACCGCCTCTGCCAGAGCATCGCAGAAGGCGACCTCGGAGGACTTCCTCAGGGCTGCTGCAGCGTCGACCCAGGTGGAGACCCAGGCCGCTTTGGCGATCCACGGAGCCTCACGCTCCGACGCGCGCCCCGAAGAGCTCAACGAGACGCGCCAGGCTGCGGCTGCACCTGCGCGTAAAACAGCGTCTTCGCCGAAGCCGGTCTCGGTGGCCAAGCCTGTTCCTGTTATCAGCGTGGTTCGGCCGGCGACGGAGAGGCCGCAACTGGCCAGCGTGGAAGAGGTGGCCTCGACTCCTGTCATTCTGCCTAATCTGTATAACAAGCGTGGGCGGCTCATCGTGCCTCCGCCGCTGAAGGGCTCGCACGAGATTCTCGTTCATCAGAATGAAGTTGCCGATCGCGATGGGCTCTCCCGCATTCAGGATGATGGCGACCTTATGGACATGCGCAGCAAGAAGCTGCTTGTCGCGTTGCCTGAGAACGACGCTCTCCAGGTGGATGATCGGCTTCCGGTTAACCGGCGTTACTGCCGTCCGTGGACCGCGCAGTTTCTCGGGACTCTGGCGCGCGCGCATTATGCTCGCTTCCACACGCCGCTGCAGGTGAACTCTGCGGTGCGCACGGTTGAATTTCAGCAGCACCTGGTGCACATCAACGGCAACGCCGCACCGGCTGAGGGCGACACGGCCTCTCCGCATCTGACGGGGCAGGCTGTGGACATTGCGAAACACGGCCTCTCGCTGGCGGAGATCGCGTGGCTTCGGGGCTATCTTCTTCCGCTCGTGCAATCGGGAAAAGTTGATGTGGAAGAGGAGTTCCAACAGTCGTGCTTCCACGTGAGCGTCTACAAAAGG
- a CDS encoding c-type cytochrome domain-containing protein, translated as MKRMWVGLGLAAIGLMGWGFRVGTVQAAQDEAAKPEFYTTRVQPILQANCYRCHGGINHRGGLNIQTRAGMLKGGHDGSVLIPGDPASSLLVRLIRHEGPAKDPMPMPPKQPKLSDADIATVEQWVKAGAIMPENPQQ; from the coding sequence ATGAAGAGGATGTGGGTGGGATTGGGACTGGCCGCTATCGGATTGATGGGGTGGGGGTTTCGGGTCGGAACCGTGCAGGCGGCACAGGATGAGGCAGCGAAGCCCGAGTTTTACACAACCAGGGTTCAGCCGATCCTTCAGGCCAACTGCTACCGGTGTCACGGCGGGATCAACCATCGCGGCGGGTTGAACATTCAGACGCGGGCAGGGATGTTGAAGGGCGGCCACGATGGCTCGGTGCTGATCCCGGGCGATCCCGCGAGCAGTCTCCTGGTGCGGCTGATTCGCCATGAGGGACCCGCGAAGGATCCCATGCCTATGCCTCCCAAGCAGCCCAAGCTCTCCGATGCGGACATCGCGACGGTCGAGCAGTGGGTGAAGGCAGGGGCGATTATGCCGGAGAATCCGCAGCAGTAA